From a region of the Arvicanthis niloticus isolate mArvNil1 chromosome 6, mArvNil1.pat.X, whole genome shotgun sequence genome:
- the Sox30 gene encoding transcription factor SOX-30 isoform X1 has translation MERARPEPEPPTPRQPPRPTPPRPLRPAPPAQPVEAATFRAAAAERSQSPSAQAAAAIAAVASSCGEAAAAGAQAGARRLLQVKPEQVLLLPPGPLLPQAPDEGAAAAAVAASSAQARLLQLRPELLLLPPQSAADGGSCRPELRPMQPRTLLVKAEKQELGTGLDLSVGSRRTTEAGPRASRAAKLDGTGKALDGRRGDEKKAKLEAEEASRDALKGGEGRSLLAIGEGVIKTEEPDRLRDDCRLGTEATSNGLVHSSKEAILAQPPSAFGPHQQDLRFPLTLHTVPPGARIQFQGPPPSELIRLSKVPLTPVPIKMQSLLEPSVKIETKDVPLTVLPSDAGIPDTPFSKDRNGHVKRPMNAFMVWARIHRPALAKANPAANNAEISVQLGLEWNKLSEEQKKPYYDEAQKIKEKHREEFPGWVYQPRPGKRKRFPLSVSNVFSGTTQNIISTNPTTIYPYRSPTYSVVIPGLQNTITHPAGEAPPAIQLPTPAVQRPSPITLFQPSVSSTGPVAVPPPSLTPRPSLPPQRFSGPSQTDVHRLPSGTSRSVKRPTPVSLESTNRIPAGASTAHARFATSPIQPPKEYASVSSCPRSTPIPPATPIPHSHVYQPPPLGHPATLFGTPPRFSFHHPYFLPGPHYFPSSTCPYSRPPFGYGNFPSSMPECLGYYEDRYQKHEAIFSALNRDYPFRDYPDEHTHSEDSRGCESMDGPPYYNSHGHSGEEYLSPMPPLDIGALENVFTAPASAPSGVQQVNVTDSDEEEEEKVLRNL, from the exons ATGGAGAGAGCCAGGCCGGAGCCGGAGCCGCCGACGCCGCGCCAACCGCCGCGGCCCACCCCTCCGCGCCCGTTGCGCCCCGCTCCGCCCGCGCAGCCCGTCGAGGCCGCCACCTTCCGGGCCGCGGCCGCAGAGCGCTCCCAGTCGCCGTCGGCTCAGGCCGCGGCCGCCATCGCCGCGGTGGCCTCGTCGTGCGGGGAGGCCGCGGCGGCAGGTGCGCAGGCTGGGGCGCGACGCCTGCTGCAAGTGAAGCCGGAAcaggtgctgctgctgcctccGGGACCGCTGTTACCTCAGGCTCCGGACGagggcgccgccgccgccgccgtcgcCGCCTCGTCCGCGCAGGCGCGCCTGCTGCAGCTGAGGCCGGAGCTGCTGCTGTTGCCGCCGCAGTCCGCGGCCGACGGGGGCTCCTGCAGGCCGGAGCTGCGCCCCATGCAGCCCCGGACGCTGCTCGTCAAGGCCGAGAAGCAGGAGCTGGGGACGGGCTTGGACCTGTCGGTGGGATCTCGGAGGACCACCGAGGCCGGCCCTAGAGCCTCGAGGGCCGCCAAGTTGGATGGTACCGGGAAGGCCCTCGACGGCCGCCgaggagatgagaagaaagccaagctggaggcagaggaggcCTCGAGGGATGCCCTGAAAGGCGGGGAAGGCAGGAGCCTGCTGGCCATCGGAGAAGGAGTCATCAAGACCGAGGAGCCAGACAGACTCAGGGACGACTGTAGGCTGGGCACGGAGGCCACGTCCAATGGCCTGGTCCACAGCAGCAAGGAGGCCATCCTGGCCCAGCCTCCCAGTGCTTTTGGGCCACACCAACAAGACCTAAGGTTCCCTTTGACTCTCCACACCGTCCCTCCTGGAGCCCGTATCCAATTTCAGgggcctccaccttctgagttgATACGGTTGTCCAAGGTCCCCCTGACACCAGTGCCTATTAAAATGCAGTCCTTGCTGGAGCCTTCTGTAAAAATTGAAACCAAAGATGTCCCCCTCACCGTGCTTCCCTCAGATGCAG GAATACCTGACACTCCCTTCAGTAAGGACAGAAATGGTCATGTGAAGCGACCCATGAATGCATTTATGGTTTGGGCAAGAATCCACCGACCAGCACTAGCCAAAGCTAACCCAGCCGCCAACAATGCAGAAATCAGTGTCCAGCTCGGGTTAGAGTGGAACAAACTTagtgaagaacaaaagaaacctTATTATGATGAAGCACAAAAGATTAAAGAGAAGCACAGAGAGGAATTTCCTG GTTGGGTTTATCAGCCTCGTCCAGGGAAGCGAAAACGCTTCCCTCTAAGTGTTTCCAATGTGTTTTCTGGTACCACACAGAATATCATCTCTACAAATCCGACAACAATTTATCCTTACCGCTCACCTACCTACTCTGTGGTAATTCCCGGCCTTCAGAACACCATCACTCATCCAGCTG gtGAAGCCCCGCCTGCCATCCAGCTGCCCACACCTGCAGTCCAGCGCCCAAGTCCCATCACATTGTTCCAGCCCAGCGTCTCCAGCACTGGCCCGGTGGCCGTCCCACCTCCAAGCCTGACGCCCCGCCCATCACTCCCACCTCAGCGCTTTTCTGGGCCTTCCCAAACTGACGTTCATAGGCTCCCTTCGGGAACCAGTCGCTCTGTGAAGAGACCCACTCCAGTCTCTTTGGAGAGCACCAACAGGATTCCAGCTGGTGCAAGTACTGCCCATGCCAGATTTGCAACCTCGCCTATCCAGCCTCCCAAGGAGTATGCCAGCGTTTCCTCTTGTCCCCGAAGCACTCCAATACCCCCAGCTACTCCCATTCCACACTCACACGTCTATCAGCCCCCGCCCCTTGGCCATCCAGCCACACTGTTTGGGACACCACCTCGGTTCTCCTTTCATCACCCTTACTTCCTACCTGGACCTCATTACTTCCCGTCAAG CACGTGCCCTTATAGTCGGCCTCCCTTTGGCTATGGAAATTTTCCAAGTTCAATGCCAGAATGTCTCGGTTATTATGAAGACAGGTACCAAAAACATGAGGCTATATTTTCAGCTTTAAATAGAGACTATCCCTTCAGAGACTATCcagatgagcacacacacagtgaagacTCTCGGGGCTGTGAGAGCATGGATGGACCCCCGTACTACAACAGCCATGGCCACAGTGGGGAAGAGTACTTGAGTCCCATGCCTCCACTGGACATTGGAGCCTTGGAGAATGTCTTCACAGCCCCAGCGTCAGCTCCCTCTGGTGTCCAGCAAGTCAATGTCACTGACAGCgacgaggaggaagaagaaaaagtgcTCAGGAATTTATAG
- the Sox30 gene encoding transcription factor SOX-30 isoform X2, giving the protein MERARPEPEPPTPRQPPRPTPPRPLRPAPPAQPVEAATFRAAAAERSQSPSAQAAAAIAAVASSCGEAAAAGAQAGARRLLQVKPEQVLLLPPGPLLPQAPDEGAAAAAVAASSAQARLLQLRPELLLLPPQSAADGGSCRPELRPMQPRTLLVKAEKQELGTGLDLSVGSRRTTEAGPRASRAAKLDGTGKALDGRRGDEKKAKLEAEEASRDALKGGEGRSLLAIGEGVIKTEEPDRLRDDCRLGTEATSNGLVHSSKEAILAQPPSAFGPHQQDLRFPLTLHTVPPGARIQFQGPPPSELIRLSKVPLTPVPIKMQSLLEPSVKIETKDVPLTVLPSDAGIPDTPFSKDRNGHVKRPMNAFMVWARIHRPALAKANPAANNAEISVQLGLEWNKLSEEQKKPYYDEAQKIKEKHREEFPGWVYQPRPGKRKRFPLSVSNVFSGTTQNIISTNPTTIYPYRSPTYSVVIPGLQNTITHPAARALIVGLPLAMEIFQVQCQNVSVIMKTGTKNMRLYFQL; this is encoded by the exons ATGGAGAGAGCCAGGCCGGAGCCGGAGCCGCCGACGCCGCGCCAACCGCCGCGGCCCACCCCTCCGCGCCCGTTGCGCCCCGCTCCGCCCGCGCAGCCCGTCGAGGCCGCCACCTTCCGGGCCGCGGCCGCAGAGCGCTCCCAGTCGCCGTCGGCTCAGGCCGCGGCCGCCATCGCCGCGGTGGCCTCGTCGTGCGGGGAGGCCGCGGCGGCAGGTGCGCAGGCTGGGGCGCGACGCCTGCTGCAAGTGAAGCCGGAAcaggtgctgctgctgcctccGGGACCGCTGTTACCTCAGGCTCCGGACGagggcgccgccgccgccgccgtcgcCGCCTCGTCCGCGCAGGCGCGCCTGCTGCAGCTGAGGCCGGAGCTGCTGCTGTTGCCGCCGCAGTCCGCGGCCGACGGGGGCTCCTGCAGGCCGGAGCTGCGCCCCATGCAGCCCCGGACGCTGCTCGTCAAGGCCGAGAAGCAGGAGCTGGGGACGGGCTTGGACCTGTCGGTGGGATCTCGGAGGACCACCGAGGCCGGCCCTAGAGCCTCGAGGGCCGCCAAGTTGGATGGTACCGGGAAGGCCCTCGACGGCCGCCgaggagatgagaagaaagccaagctggaggcagaggaggcCTCGAGGGATGCCCTGAAAGGCGGGGAAGGCAGGAGCCTGCTGGCCATCGGAGAAGGAGTCATCAAGACCGAGGAGCCAGACAGACTCAGGGACGACTGTAGGCTGGGCACGGAGGCCACGTCCAATGGCCTGGTCCACAGCAGCAAGGAGGCCATCCTGGCCCAGCCTCCCAGTGCTTTTGGGCCACACCAACAAGACCTAAGGTTCCCTTTGACTCTCCACACCGTCCCTCCTGGAGCCCGTATCCAATTTCAGgggcctccaccttctgagttgATACGGTTGTCCAAGGTCCCCCTGACACCAGTGCCTATTAAAATGCAGTCCTTGCTGGAGCCTTCTGTAAAAATTGAAACCAAAGATGTCCCCCTCACCGTGCTTCCCTCAGATGCAG GAATACCTGACACTCCCTTCAGTAAGGACAGAAATGGTCATGTGAAGCGACCCATGAATGCATTTATGGTTTGGGCAAGAATCCACCGACCAGCACTAGCCAAAGCTAACCCAGCCGCCAACAATGCAGAAATCAGTGTCCAGCTCGGGTTAGAGTGGAACAAACTTagtgaagaacaaaagaaacctTATTATGATGAAGCACAAAAGATTAAAGAGAAGCACAGAGAGGAATTTCCTG GTTGGGTTTATCAGCCTCGTCCAGGGAAGCGAAAACGCTTCCCTCTAAGTGTTTCCAATGTGTTTTCTGGTACCACACAGAATATCATCTCTACAAATCCGACAACAATTTATCCTTACCGCTCACCTACCTACTCTGTGGTAATTCCCGGCCTTCAGAACACCATCACTCATCCAGCTG CACGTGCCCTTATAGTCGGCCTCCCTTTGGCTATGGAAATTTTCCAAGTTCAATGCCAGAATGTCTCGGTTATTATGAAGACAGGTACCAAAAACATGAGGCTATATTTTCAGCTTTAA